CTTGCCACCACTCGTGGTGCTTTGGAAGCAGGAAGGGTTTTGGCTTTCCGGGCGATTTCTGTTCCCAAACGCTCGCCGAGGGCCATCAGGTTCACCGGGCGCAGGAGCTTCTCTGCCTGCTGTCGAGATACACCCGCACAACCTCCCAGAATCCACACGCGGTCGATTCCCCTGGGTGTCAGCGCCGCCAGAGGAATGGCCTCGACTCCGCGCCACTCACCGTCGCACGGCTCCTGCGGTATGACGGGATCGGGCGGAACTTCAAAAAGCATGTCCGAAGTGAATTGCTGCTCAGGGTGATAGGTGAGCGTTCTGGCCAGTTGTTCGGCTTTGGCCCAGCTCCGCCATGAACCGTCTTCCATCGGAAGCTGAAGAGTGTATTCGATGATCTTAAAAACACCGCTCGATGTGCGAGCACGATTTGGATACGGGCCGATAAAAGGAGGATCGATCACCCGCGCTGTGACGTTCTCTGCCTGAACGGGCTCGCCACCGACCACCACACGCTTGAATGTGTGGAGCCCAGCGGGATAGGGAGCGAATGGAGCTCCAGCAAGGCGGGCAACAACAGCGCGGGGTGTCGCATCGATAATTGTCTTGGCCAGGATGACCTGTCTCCCTGCCCGGTTGGCGATCACCACGCCACAGATTTCGCCGTTCTCGTCGCGGACAATGTCGGTCGGGTAGCAGCTATACAGAAAAGGAACTTTGGCTTCCAGAAGATAGGCATCCAGAGTTTGCTTCACATGGAGAGGACGCGGCGCCGGAGTGCGAGCTCGCTGCGGAGAAGATTCTTTCTCCGGCGGACCGAGCAGTTCTAGCTCTCCCAGAAGCATGCGGTCAACGTCGGGGGCCTTGCGTACATGAACTCTCACAAATCGCACTGTTTGATGGCCGATATCCAGAAAGACGGGCACCGGCATGTCCGCGCCTGCTGCAGGCGGAGGTGATGCTTCCACAGAGCCGACTTCTTTCCATGTGTTCCCGTCGTCACTGATCGCTACGTCGATTCCTGCCACCTTAAAGCCAACGTCAGGCGCGGCGTTTCGCCAAAACGCAATGAGATTGACGCGGTCGATGAGCTTCGGTTCTCCAAGATCTGCCGTAATCGTGGCATCGCTGTTGAACTGGACACTTTGCGTCGGGGCCTCGAAATATTTTCCGTCATTCAGCATGCTGGGCGGCTGCGTATCCCGGTGCTTGGGATCGCTCGGCACATCCACGCTATAGGTGAACTGGTAACGTGGGCGATTGGGTTCCTGTTTGGGACGGTCGGGATCTGTGTAGACCCTGCGGGCCAAATCGGTCGCCAATTCTTCGCCTTCTTCCAGCCACAATTGAAGTGTGGCCGTGATGTCGTCGCCCAGGTAAGGTTGTTGTGCCACCAGAAAAACCCGGGCACCTTCCTTGGCGGCTGCGACTGCCGCCGCAACCGCCCCTGTGCTTCCCCCAATAACCGCTACGTCTACATCAGCCACGACGGGCAGGGTGCGAGCCGATTGTTGGACAAATTCATTCCCCAGGCCATTTCTGCTCGCCAAAGCTGCGCAGACAACTAAAATACACACAGCAGAAGAATGCAAAATCCTCGCTTTTTTCATAGCGGCTTCCGCTCCGTTCGATCTTGTTTCTGAAAGCATGAGCAGGACGGTCTCGCCCTTTCAAATTGGCAGGATTGGGACAAAGGCTCGCGGTGTCTCCTGGAGGTATTTCCCTACCACCGCAATGATACCCACCCGAATACCTATTCTCCAGTGCGGTACAGCTACTGAGAGAGCTCGCGGGCACGCCGCCAGGCGGCTTCAACACCAGCGAGGACCGCCCCCCGGAAACCCTGACTCTCCATCGCCGCCAGCGCTGCAATGGTGGTTCCTCCGGGGCTTGTTACCTGATCTTTCAGGACGGCCGGATGCTGTCCGGTTCTCATCACCATTTCTGCGGCACCGCGGACCGTTTGGGCAGCGAGTGTCAGCGCTACATCGCGGGAAAGGCCATGCCGAACTCCTGCATCGGTGAGCACTTCGATCATGAGATACACATAAGCCGGTCCGGAGCCTGACAGAGCCGTGACTGCGTCGAGCAGCTTCTCATCTACCCGAACAGCGATGCCGATCGCCTCGAGAAGCTGCTGCACCAGGCTGGCATCGTCCGGCCCTGCGTTTTTCCCGAGTGCATACGCCGACGCAGCAAATCCTACCAGGGCAGGCGTATTGGGCATCACACGGATCACGCGGGTATGTGCTCCCAGGCCCTCTTCAAGCTGCTGGAGGGCAATTCCCGCCGCGATCGATATAACGAGTTTTTCGGGGGCGACGCGTCCTCTCAGCTCCTCGAGTACCTTGGGGATTTGCTGGGGTTTAACAGCCAGGATTACCACGTCCTGTCGGCGTACCACGTCCAGATTGTTGGGCGTGGTTTCGGCGCCGGTTGCCTCGTGAAATTTTTGGCGGGCAGACTCGCTTGGGTCAGAGGCCAGCACCTGATCGGGAACGAGCAAGCCTTTGTGGAGCAATCCCTCGGCTAGAGCCCGTGCCATTTGTCCCGCGCCGATAAAGCCAATTTTTTTGGTGATCATGCGCGCTTTCACTACCTTCGATTGTCCAGCCCTTAAGGGACGGTGACGACAAACTCATACCGGCCTGCAGGGGCATGTAGCACAAGCCAGTTGTCCTGCTGTCCGAGTGTTTTGACGAGCGCTGTATCCGAGAGTGGCAGACCGTTTACCGTGATTGTGGCCCCAGGTCCGGCGGGCACGTAGAGGGTGGCAGTCGTGTTAGCGGGAATGACCACTCGCCACTGCCAGGAGTTTCTGTCTTTACGCCAAGCGCTGTGAATTTCTCCACAGATCGAACCGTAGCGGGCTTCCACCCAATCAAGACCGTCCGCCACATGAGGCTTGAGCACCAGCTTTCGGAAACCTGGTCCGTCCGTGTCGATCCCGGCCACGTACTGAAACATCCACTGTCCCACTGCCCCGAACGCGTAATGGGCAAACGAATTCATCCCGGGGTCCTGGAACCCTTTTTCAGGTGTCCAGCCGTCCCAGCGTTCCCAGATTGTGGTGGCGCCATGTTTGATGGAAAATCCCCAGGACGGGAAGGTATCGTTGAGAAGCAGCCGGTAGGCGAGTGGGGTGTGTCCTGCTTCGGAGAGCACCGGCATCAAATAGCCTGTGCCGATAAACCCTGTGGAGAGGTGATCATTGCGGCTGTGAATGTCCTCCACGAGATATTGCACTGCCTTGGCCCGTAGCTCTTCCGGCAGCAGGTTGAAGCGAAGGGCCAAAACGTAGCATGTTTGCGTATTGCCCTGAATGCGGCCATCAGCCGCTACATAAGCCTTTTGGAAGGCTTCACGAATTCTCCCGAACAGTTCATCGTAATAGGCCGCCTTGTCTTTCAGGCCTAAAGCCCGTGCGCACTCCGCCGTCAAAAAGGTGCTATACGCAAAGTAGGCGGTGGCGAGCACGTCTTTCGGCGTATCGGCATTGATTGATAGCCAGTCGCCGTATCCTTGCGCGGGTCGCAGAAGGTCCTTGCTGTGGGCGACGCAATACGCGATCCATCGTTCCATCGCGTCGAAGTGTTCCTCCAGGACACGGCGATCGTTGTAAACCCGGTGGATGGTCCACGGGCAAATCACCCCTGCGTCCGCCCAGCCGGCCGTTCCGCCGCCGAGGGCCACGACGCGGGGGGCAACGTCCGGAAAGTCACCTTCCGGTCCCTGGGCATCTTCGAGATCCACCAACCATTTTGTGAAAAAGGCAGCCACATCGGCGTTGTAGGCGGCCGCCCGAATGAAAATCTGGGCGTCGCCCGTCCAGCCAAGCCGTTCATCTCTTTGCGGACAGTCGGTAGGTACGGAGATGAAATTGGCCCGCTGTGTCCACACGATGTTGCTGTACAGTTGGTTGACCATTGGACTGGAGCAGCGGAAAGAACCGACAAGCGGAATGTCCGAATTGATTGCCAGGCCAGTGATTGCGTCCGGGCCAGGCTCACCGGGATAGCCGGTGACCTCTACGTAGCGGAAACCGTGAAATGTGAAGTGGGGAGCCCATGTTTCTTCTCCCTCTCCTTTCAAGATGTATGTATCGGTAGCCCGTGCTGAGCGAAGGTTGGCGGTGTAAATGGTTCCATCAGGATTGAGAACTTCCGCAAACCGAAGCTGGACAGCCGTCCCACGCGGTCCCTTCACCCGCAGCCGGGCGATTCCCGCGAAATTCTGCCCCAGGTCGAACACGTAAACACCCGGGCGTGGCTGGGTGATCTTCTTTGGTTTCAACTCCCCTGTGATCACAACCGGGACGCCGGGTTGCGCTTCGAGCTTGGTCGGTACATTTTCGGCAACTCGCACTGCCTTCCATTGCGAAACATCCAGTCCAGGTTCGGACCAGCCGGGGATTTCCAGACGAGCATCGTATGTTTCTCCTGCGAGGAACTCGCCCTCCAAATGTGGCCCGAAGGTCATTTTCCATGAACCATCGGAGATCACCACCTGGTGCTCGCCATCAGCGGTTTCAATTTCCAGCTGCATCCAGAGCTTGGGATCACGTCCGAAGTGAAACCGCTCGCTTTTCCAACCAATCGCACCGGCGTACCACCCGGCAGCCAGAATCGCGCCGATGGCATTTTCCCCTTGTCGCACCAGTCCGGTCACGTCGTAGGTGTTGTAATAAACCCGCTTCCGGTAGTCAGTCCACCCTGGGGCGAAGAACTCATTACTGACCTGATGACCGTTAATATGGGCTTCGCCAATTCCCAGCGCACTCATGTAGAGGGTGGCTTTGCGGATGGGCTTGGTCACGCGGAACTCTTTACGAAAGAGCACACACCCGAGGACATCCAGTCCTTCAGCGCTGATTTTGCCCCAGGGGGCATCTCCCATCTGACCAATGACGAGAGCCTGGGACCATGCGCTGTCATCAAAGTTGGCCTGG
This is a stretch of genomic DNA from Thermogutta terrifontis. It encodes these proteins:
- the proC gene encoding pyrroline-5-carboxylate reductase — translated: MITKKIGFIGAGQMARALAEGLLHKGLLVPDQVLASDPSESARQKFHEATGAETTPNNLDVVRRQDVVILAVKPQQIPKVLEELRGRVAPEKLVISIAAGIALQQLEEGLGAHTRVIRVMPNTPALVGFAASAYALGKNAGPDDASLVQQLLEAIGIAVRVDEKLLDAVTALSGSGPAYVYLMIEVLTDAGVRHGLSRDVALTLAAQTVRGAAEMVMRTGQHPAVLKDQVTSPGGTTIAALAAMESQGFRGAVLAGVEAAWRRARELSQ
- a CDS encoding family 78 glycoside hydrolase catalytic domain; protein product: MNWFLTVFAGLVLALTGTTSVESAEVQSPAQVKGLRCEYRVNPLGIGTRKPRLSWTIDDHRYGAAQTAYQILVASSPELLARDEGDLWDSGKVESSEMNQIEYAGKPLPSRQTCYWKVRIWDHQGQVSQWSEPAMWSMGLLEDSDRVAQWIEAPCPLVHPAKGGILDFGNCPWAWYPEQGTNPREKAPAGPRYFRKILEIPEGRTIKRARFLITADDSFELFCNGQPAGRGSGHTSPQLADITNRVHSGHNVLAIVATNASPSPAGLAGRIRIEFDQGDPVEYVIDGTWKTNQEAPPGWNQANFDDSAWSQALVIGQMGDAPWGKISAEGLDVLGCVLFRKEFRVTKPIRKATLYMSALGIGEAHINGHQVSNEFFAPGWTDYRKRVYYNTYDVTGLVRQGENAIGAILAAGWYAGAIGWKSERFHFGRDPKLWMQLEIETADGEHQVVISDGSWKMTFGPHLEGEFLAGETYDARLEIPGWSEPGLDVSQWKAVRVAENVPTKLEAQPGVPVVITGELKPKKITQPRPGVYVFDLGQNFAGIARLRVKGPRGTAVQLRFAEVLNPDGTIYTANLRSARATDTYILKGEGEETWAPHFTFHGFRYVEVTGYPGEPGPDAITGLAINSDIPLVGSFRCSSPMVNQLYSNIVWTQRANFISVPTDCPQRDERLGWTGDAQIFIRAAAYNADVAAFFTKWLVDLEDAQGPEGDFPDVAPRVVALGGGTAGWADAGVICPWTIHRVYNDRRVLEEHFDAMERWIAYCVAHSKDLLRPAQGYGDWLSINADTPKDVLATAYFAYSTFLTAECARALGLKDKAAYYDELFGRIREAFQKAYVAADGRIQGNTQTCYVLALRFNLLPEELRAKAVQYLVEDIHSRNDHLSTGFIGTGYLMPVLSEAGHTPLAYRLLLNDTFPSWGFSIKHGATTIWERWDGWTPEKGFQDPGMNSFAHYAFGAVGQWMFQYVAGIDTDGPGFRKLVLKPHVADGLDWVEARYGSICGEIHSAWRKDRNSWQWRVVIPANTTATLYVPAGPGATITVNGLPLSDTALVKTLGQQDNWLVLHAPAGRYEFVVTVP